From Alosa sapidissima isolate fAloSap1 chromosome 7, fAloSap1.pri, whole genome shotgun sequence, the proteins below share one genomic window:
- the LOC121713388 gene encoding EMILIN-3, protein MQDGMATYVKAEYTTKCIWGQKCPVLMYRTFFKPKYKVGYKTVTELEWRCCPGYTGENCFDGPASLPDGMMPPFKGILPRPAVKGYPRGQPKGPEPKPVPGGSLEPGKPYPVPDGQPDGRTQVPTGQLPSGGPNYGPKVGVSGERLDRMEDDLRRLSQGLDTLNGMVAGLENRLRVSLRDDTNKLLTTLLSGSPPRLTPDSSVGFGVIPDGNLDGLSGGSSTDGGGFLGYGELVGRVTEVKDELRVKSDMLDEIHGMVMGHDGQLKRLLEAATGRPIPGGVVNQRLLEDMVDSRLAGVRAEILDGFEKRLLEMEGHCDYRIGQVQKQCQNEHLDGQEQMQQSLDGRETGLRKELGHLQEQIQGLTLTESCCGQVSGLSQRVLLLEEAVKGLTESQRQLQVALSDQTIHIEAILETRLEDIEGRINTTERGLPPPDAGSPDGQPLAPPGGVPTSLDGFNTLLDEKLKALEERLFVAVEELSNATAPALLEGHVVPALETEIESVRRRVEADLDGVQKQLTDLELLCTSSCTPGSSTGGEGEDGSRPTGTGTGTSTGTGATDEDCEEVDKRVSGRLDTHAEQLERLNGTLQGLLTRIVEAEESAGVEGEITLLKINVNSVNRTLKGLRDSVSLISREVGRANSTWTQREERLANQVQGITQLVGRQASMLGAGERRLIQLKGELQGLRRRLAGELQGCRSTALGVQKEVLAVDSRVAQVEGQCSGLSEMADELERIRGELEGHSDHFLARINGTLSTHSQQLAELKDGLEECRDKNGHRGQ, encoded by the exons ATGCAGGATGGGATGGCCACTTACGTGAAGGCAGAGTACACCACCAAGTGTATCTGGGGTCAGAAGTGCCCAGTGCTTAT gtACCGCACATTCTTCAAGCCCAAGTACAAGGTGGGTTACAAGACTGTGACCGAGCTCGAGTGGCGCTGTTGCCCTGGTTACACGGGGGAGAACTGCTTCGATGGCCCCGCCTCGCTGCCCGATGGCATGATGCCCCCCTTTAAGGGCATCTTGCCCCGGCCGGCAGTGAAGGGCTACCCCCGGGGGCAGCCCAAGGGGCCTGAGCCAAAGCCTGTCCCAGGAGGGAGCCTGGAGCCTGGGAAGCCCTACCCTGTGCCCGACGGGCAGCCCGATGGGCGCACACAGGTCCCCACGGGCCAGCTGCCATCTGGAGGCCCCAACTATG GTCCTAAGGTGGGTGTCTCGGGCGAGCGTCTGGACCGCATGGAGGACGACCTGCGGCGTCTGTCCCAGGGTCTGGACACGCTGAATGGCATGGTGGCGGGCCTGGAGAATCGTCTCCGCGTCTCACTCCGGGACGACACCAACAAGCTCCTGACCACCCTGTTGAGCGGCTCCCCGCCGCGCCTGACCCCCGACTCCTCCGTGGGCTTCGGGGTCATCCCTGACGGCAACCTGGACGGCCtgagcggcggcagcagcaccGACGGCGGCGGTTTCCTGGGCTACGGCGAGCTGGTCGGCCGCGTGACGGAGGTGAAGGACGAGCTGCGGGTCAAGAGCGACATGCTGGATGAGATCCACGGGATGGTGATGGGCCACGACGGCCAGCTCAAGAGGCTCCTGGAGGCGGCCACAGGCCGGCCCATACCGGGTGGGGTGGTCAACCAGAGGCTGCTCGAGGACATGGTGGACTCCAGGCTGGCGGGAGTGCGGGCCGAGATTCTGGACGGCTTTGAGAAAAGGCTGCTGGAGATGGAGGGACACTGTGATTACCGCATCGGGCAG GTGCAGAAGCAGTGCCAGAACGAGCACCTGGACGGCCAGGAGCAGATGCAGCAGTCGCTGGACGGCCGTGAGACCGGCCTCCGCAAAGAGCTGGGCCACTTGCAGGAGCAGATCCAGGGCCTGACACTGACGGAGAGCTGCTGTGGTCAGGTGAGCGGCCTGTCCCAGCGTGTGCTGCTCCTGGAGGAGGCCGTCAAGGGCCTGACCGAGTCCCAGCGCCAGCTCCAGGTGGCGCTGTCCGACCAGACCATCCACATCGAGGCTATCCTGGAGACGCGGCTGGAGGACATCGAGGGCCGGATCAACACCACCGAGAGGGGCCTGCCGCCGCCAGACGCGGGGAGCCCAGATGGTCAGCCTCTGGCGCCGCCCGGTGGAGTGCCCACGTCCCTGGACGGGTTCAACACGCTGCTGGACGAGAAGCTGAAGGCCCTGGAGGAGCGTCTGTTCGTGGCCGTGGAGGAGCTGAGCAACGCCACAGCACCGGCGCTGCTGGAGGGCCACGTGGTGCCGGCGCTGGAGACGGAGATCGAGTCGGTGCGCAGGCGCGTAGAGGCTGACCTGGACGGCGTGCAGAAGCAGCTGACCGACCTGGAGCTCCTCTGCACGTCCTCCTGCACACCCGGCTCCTCCACGGGCGGCGAGGGAGAGGACGGCAGCCGCCCGACTGGGACAGGGACTGGAACGAGCACAGGGACAGGGGCGACGGACGAGGACTGCGAGGAGGTGGACAAGAGGGTGTCCGGCCGCCTGGACACGCACGCCGAGCAGCTGGAGCGCCTGAACGGCACGCTGCAGGGCCTGCTGACGCGCATCGTGGAGGCGGAGGAGTCCGCCGGCGTGGAGGGCGAGATCACGCTCCTCAAGATCAACGTGAACTCGGTCAACCGCACGCTAAAGGGCCTGCGCGACTCGGTGAGCCTGATCTCGCGCGAGGTGGGCCGGGCCAACTCCACCTGGACGCAGCGTGAGGAGCGGCTGGCCAACCAGGTGCAGGGCATCACGCAGCTGGTGGGCCGGCAGGCGTCCATGCTGGGCGCGGGCGAGCGCCGCCTCATCCAGCTGAAGGGCGAGCTGCAGGGCCTGCGCCGCCGGCTGGCTGGGGAGCTCCAGGGATGCCGCAGCACGGCGCTTGGCGTCCAGAAAGAGGTGCTGGCCGTCGACAGCCGCGTCGCCCAGGTCGAGGGACAGTGCAGCGGCCTGTCCGAGATGGCCGATGAGCTGGAGCGCATCCGCGGCGAGCTCGAGGGCCACTCCGACCACTTCCTGGCGCGCATCAACGGCACGCTGTCCACCCACTCGCAGCAGCTGGCCGAGCTCAAGGACGGGCTGGAGGAGTGCAGGGACAAAAATGGCCACAGGGGGCAGTAG